A single genomic interval of Scatophagus argus isolate fScaArg1 chromosome 22, fScaArg1.pri, whole genome shotgun sequence harbors:
- the cand1 gene encoding cullin-associated NEDD8-dissociated protein 1: MASASYHISNLLEKMTSSDKDFRFMATNDLMTELQKDSIKLDDDSERKVVRMILKLLEDKNGEVQNLAVKCLGPLVSKVKEYQVETIVDTLCTNMLSDKEQLRDISSIGLKTVIGELPPASSGSALAASVCKKITGRLTSAIAKQEDVSVQLEALDIMADMLCRQGGLLVNFHPSILSCLLPQLTSPRLAVRKRTIMALGHLVMSCGNLVFIDLIEHLLTELGRNDNMSTTRTYIQCTAAISRQAGHRIGEYLEKIIPLVVKFCNVDDDELREYCIQAFESFVRRCPKEVYPHVPTVISICLRYLTYDPNYNFDDEDEDDNAMDAEQNDEDYQGSDDEYSDDDDMSWKVRRAAAKCLDAVVSTRHEMLPEFYRSVSPALVCRFKEREENVKADVFHAYLSLLKQTRPAQSWLADPDAMEQGETPLTMLQSQVPMIVKALHKQLKEKSVKTRQCCFNMLTELVNVLPGALTQHIPVLIPGIIFSLNDKSSSSNLKIDALACLHVIMVTHPAHAFHAHVPALVPPVVACVGDPFYKITSEALLVTQQLVKVIRPLDNQSEGSDSFDPSPYINDLFTCTIKRLKAADIDQEVKERAISCMGQIICNLGDRLPAELPGTLLIFLERLKNEITRLTTVKALTLIAGSPLKIDLRPVLPDAVPILASFLRKNQRALKLCTLAALDILLRNYSSAVTPVMVDAVLAELPPLISESDMHVSQMALSFLSTLAVTHPSSLGQLSGGNILQQLIALVRSPLLQGGALAAMLDFYQALVATNTPGLGYMDLLRMLTGPVYSQSAALPHKQAYCSIAKCVAALTRACPTEGPAVVGQFIQDVKNSRSTDSIRLLALLSLGEVGHHVDLSGQPELKTVILDAFSSSSEEVKSAASYALGSIAVGNLPEYLPFVLQEISSSKRQYLLLHSLKEIISSASVSGLKPYVELVWSLLLKHCECQEEGTRNVVAECLGKLTLIDPETLLPRLKGYLLSGSSYARSSVVTAVKFTISDQPQPIDPLLKNCIGDFLKTLEDPDLNVRRVALVTFNSAAHNKPSLIRELLDSVLPQLYNETKVRKELIREVEMGPFKHTVDDGLDLRKAAFECMYTLLDSCLDRIDIFTFLNHVEDGLKDHYDIKMLTFLMLARLSSLCPSAVLQRLDRLVEPLRATCTTKVKANSVKQEFEKQDELKRSAMRAVVALLTIPEAEKSPLMSEFQSQISANQELAAIFDSIQRDSSSANMESMDTS, translated from the exons ATGGCGAGCGCCTCGTACCACATCTCCAACCTGCTGGAGAAAATGACGTCCAGCGACAAGGATTTCAG gTTTATGGCCACTAATGACCTGATGACGGAGCTCCAAAAAGATTCGATCAAACTGGACGATGACAGCGAGAGGAAG GTGGTGAGGATGATCCTCAAACTGTTGGAAGACAAAAACGGAGAAGTTCAGAACCTGGCTGTCAAATG CTTGGGGCCCCTGGTCAGTAAAGTGAAGGAGTACCAGGTGGAGACCATCGTGGACACTTTGTGCACCAACATGCTGTCGGACAAAGAACAGCTCAGAGACATTTCCTCCATTGGACTCAAGACTGTGATTGGAGAGTTACCGCCTGCCTCCAGCG gctCTGCTCTGGCTGCCAGTGTTTGTAAGAAGATAACCGGTCGTCTGACGAGCGCCATTGCTAAACAGGAAGACGTGTCAGTGCAGCTGGAGGCGCTCGACATCATGGCTGACATGCTCTGCAG aCAAGGAGGTCTGCTGGTGAAtttccatccctccatcctcagCTGCCTCCTCCCTCAGCTCACCTCCCCCAGACTGGCTGTCAGAAAG AGGACCATCATGGCTCTGGGCCACTTGGTCATGTCCTGTGGGAATCTGGTCTTCATTGATCTGATCGAGCACCTCCTGACCGAGCTGGGGAGGAATGACAACATGTCGACCACCAGAACTTACATCCAGTGTACAGCCGCCATCAGCAGACAGGCAGGACACCGGATCG gaGAGTATCTGGAGAAGATCATTCCTTTGGTAGTGAAGTTTTGTAACGTTGACGATGACGAGCTCAGAGAGTACTGCATCCAGGCCTTTGAGTCCTTTGTTAGGAG GTGTCCGAAAGAAGTTTACCCCCACGTTCCCACGGTCATCTCCATCTGCCTGCGCTACCTGACCTATGACCCCAACTACAACTTTGacgatgaagatgaggatgacaACGCCATGGACGCTGAGCAGAACGATGAGGACTACCAAG gcAGCGATGATGAGTACAGCGATGACGACGACATGAGTTGGAAGGTTCGCCGGGCGGCCGCCAAGTGTTTGGACGCTGTCGTTTCAACCCGTCACGAGATGCTGCCAGAGTTTTATCGCTCCGTCTCTCCTGCACTCGTCTGTCGCTTCAAG gagagggaggagaacgTGAAGGCGGATGTTTTCCATGCCTACCTGTCACTGCTTAAACAGACCAGACCGGCCCAGAGCTGGTTGGCTGATCCGGACGCCATGGAGCAGGGAGAGACGCCATTGACCATGCTGCAAAGCCAG GTTCCCATGATAGTCAAAGCTCTTCACaagcagctgaaggagaaaAGTGTCAAAACCCGTCAGTGTTGTTTCAACATGTTGACTGAGCTGGTGAACGTCCTCCCAGGAGCCCTGACTCAGCACATCCCAGTACTAATACCAG GTATCATCTTCTCTCTCAACGATAAGTCGAGCAGCTCCAACCTAAAAATCGACGCCCTGGCCTGTCTGCACGTCATCATGGTCACACATCCCGCTCATGCCTTCCACGCCCACGTCCCTGCCCTCGTCCCACCTGTTGTGGCGTGCGTTGGGGACCCTTTTTACAAGATCACTTCTGAGGCTCTGCTTGTCACCCAGCAGCTCGTCAAG GTGATCAGACCTCTGGACAACCAATCAGAAGGCTCCGACAGCTTTGATCCCTCCCCTTACATCAACGACCTGTTCACCTGTACAATCAAACGGCTCAAGGCCGCCGACATCGACCAGGAAGTCAAAGAACGAGCCATCTCCTGTATGGGACAGATCATCTGTAACCTAG GTGACCGGCTGCCGGCTGAGCTTCCTGGCACGCTGTTGATCTTCTTAGAGCGCCTGAAGAACGAGATCACCAGATTGACGACGGTGAAAG CTCTGACGCTGATCGCTGGCTCTCCGCTGAAAATTGATCTGCGGCCGGTTCTCCCCGACGCCGTTCCCATCCTCGCCTCCTTCCTCCGCAAGAACCAGCGAGCCCTGAAGCTCTGCACGCTGGCTGCTCTGGACATCCTTCTCAGAAACTACAG ctctgctgtgaCTCCCGTCATGGTGGACGCTGTCCTCGCTGAGCTGCCTCCTCTTATCTCTGAGAGCGACATGCACGTGTCTCAGATGGCGCTGAGCTTCCTGTCTACACTGGCGGTGACTCATCCATCCTCGCTGGGTCAGTTGAGTGGAGGGAACATCCTCCAGCAGCTCATTGCTCTGGTTCGATCCCCGCTGCTGCAGGGTGGCGCGCTTGCCGCCATGCTGGACTTCTACCAG gCTTTAGTGGCTACAAACACTCCTGGTCTGGGTTACATGGACCTGCTGAGGATGCTGACCGGCCCGGTTTACTCCCAGAGTGCCGCTCTGCCTCATAAACAGGCCTACTGCTCCATCGCTAAATGTGTTGCCGCTCTGACCAGAGCCTGTCCCACCGAGGGGCCTGCTGTGGTCGGGCAGTTCATCCAG GATGTGAAGAACAGCCGCTCCACAGACTCCATCAGACTGCTCGCTCTGCTCTCATTGGGCGAGGTGGGGCACCATGTGGACCTGAGTGGCCAACCAGAGCTCAAGACAGTCATCCTGGatgctttctcctcctccagtgaaGAG gtgaAGTCAGCAGCCTCCTACGCCTTGGGCAGTATTGCAGTGGGGAATCTCCCGGAGTATCTGCCCTTCGTCCTGCAGGAGATCTCCTCCTCCAAGAGACAGTACCTGCTGCTGCACTCGCTCAAAGAGATCATCA GTTCGGCGTCTGTGTCCGGTCTGAAGCCCTACGTGGAGTTAGTTTGGTCTCTGCTGCTCAAACACTGTGAGTGTCAGGAGGAAGGAACCAGGAACGTGGTGGCCGAGTGTCTGGGCAAACTGACGCTGATCGACCCCGAAACCCTGCTGCCACGCCTTAAAGGATACCTGCTGTCAG GTTCGTCGTATGCCCGGAGCTCTGTGGTAACAGCAGTAAAGTTCACCATCTCTGACCAGCCGCAGCCCATCGACCCACTGCTGAAGAACTGTATAG GTGATTTCCTGAAGACGCTGGAAGACCCGGACCTGAACGTGCGTCGTGTTGCCTTGGTAACGTTTAACTCTGCTGCCCACAATAAGCCGAGTCTGATCCGAGAGCTGCTGGACTCTGTTTTACCACAACTGTACAACGAGACCAAAGTGAGGAAGGAGCTGATCCGAGAG gtggagaTGGGTCCGTTCAAACACACGGTGGATGATGGTTTGGACTTGAGGAAGGCTGCGTTCGAGTGCATGTACACTCTGCTGGACAGCTGCCTGGACCGAATCGACATCTTCACCTTCCTTAACCACGTAGAGGACGGGCTCAAGGACCACTACGACATCAAG ATGCTGACGTTCCTGATGCTGGCCAGGCTGTCGTCTCTGTGTCCCAGTGCTGTTCTGCAGAGACTGGACAGACTGGTGGAACCACTGAGAGCCACCTGCACCACCAAG GTGAAGGCAAACTCAGTGAAGCAGGAGTTTGAGAAGCAGGACGAGCTGAAGCGGTCGGCAATGCGAGCTGTTGTGGCTCTGCTGACGATCCCCGAAGCTGAAAAGTCGCCGCTGATGTCAGAATTCCAGTCCCAGATCTCGGCCAATCAGGAGCTGGCAGCAATTTTTGACTCCATCCAGAGGGACTCCAGCTCTGCCAACATGGAGTCCATGGACACCAGCTAA